The sequence below is a genomic window from Lycium ferocissimum isolate CSIRO_LF1 chromosome 9, AGI_CSIRO_Lferr_CH_V1, whole genome shotgun sequence.
ttctttgagGGCTCTGTGAATGGCAATTACCCTTTGTTTAATAGCTTCAGAATCTGGTAGTTTAGCTAATTTCGTGTCAGTTGGTGGATCCTTTTGATTAAATTTTCTTGATTGTTTGTGGTAAAGTTGGAatgtttgatgttgttggagtTGCCAGTTCATCAGAATTCTCTCTTTTTCTGATAGCTCTGTGAATGGCAGTTACCCTTTTGTTTAATAGTGGTGGAACTTGGTAGTTAGCTAATTTTGTGGATCCTTTTTGATTAAGTTTTCTTGATTGTTTGTGGTGAAGTTGGAATCTTTGAGGTGACTTTAGAGCTGACTAATGTTGTTGGAGTCGCTGGTTCATCAGAATTCTCTCCTTTTTAATAGCTCTGTAAATGGAAATTATGCCTTTTTGCTTAATAGTGGCAAAAACTTGTTAATTTAGTTAATTTGTGTCAATTGGTTGATCCTTTTGTAGtactttaattttcttgattgtTTGGGGTGAAGTTGGAATCTTTGAGGTGACTGATGTGTTGAAGTTTCTGGTTTCTACTGTCCCCTTCTGTTTATCTGTCTCTGCTGTTCGTTTGTTCTTATTGGATCTCAATTTGATCCATAAGACCTCAATTTTTGccattcttcatcttctttagATTATTCATTTACTCAAATACTCCCGAAATTGGTTCTATGATTCGAGTATCTTAGCATGCATGAGATACTGCTAGCTTTTCGGTTTGCAAACCCCCAAGCCCCTTTTAGTTTTTCACTAGAAGCTCAACCTAGAGTTGATGGACAGGTTAACCCCGAAATGAGTTTATCGACAGTCGTGACCAAGTAGATAGCGTTCTAGGACTTTATGCCTAGTTTGCACTTAAGATTGTAACTTTGATTTCCCAGAGCATTTCAATGCAATAAACTTTTAAGGTCCAACAAATGGTTATGACTCTTACAGGGTCTCCATCAAGGACTAGAATACTTGTTTAGTTATCGTGTTGTCTGAGTTTGTTTTCATGCTTTTTAATGCTGTGCTGCTTCGAAATTGGGCTGAGACATAATATGTTCTGTATCCAAATAGCCTACTTGGAGGGGAGCCTTAGAACAACAGTAAAGTTGTCTCCGCGTGACCTATAGGTCATTGGTTCGATCCGTGGAAGcagccactaatgcttgcaGTAGGTAGGCGGTCTACATCACATCCCTTGGGTTTCGGCCCTTCCCTGGACCCTGCTAACGcaggatgctttgtgcaccacACTGCCCATTCATAGAGCCTACTCTAAATTAGTTTGGCATTAAGGCgcagttgttgttgttgtcgtagTCTTCGCTGTTTCAGTTTTGATCTCTTTTCTAAATTAAGGTACAATTTGAACTAGCAAAGTTTTGAAATTGCTCAGCATTCTCCATAAATCTTTGTGTTCTATTGATGCCAGCCAGGAAGTGCGGGCAGTTTGAGGAGGCATGTTGCTGCATCATTGATGCAACACCATCGAGCAATTGAAAGGACTAACCATGCCATACAACCTGTATCTCCTGCAAGCTATGGCAGTTCAATGGAGgtaaagagagttactaatcttcattgatgacatttttaAGAGCGATAGTTAACTATACTCCTCTAGAGAGAGGTcgtttttatgcaacatttcaTTAAGGAATTTAGAGCTGATGAAAATATTTCTAAAAGTAATTTAGGTAATAAGATTTTGATTTCTTTAGCATCAGGAATCCTCGAAGCCTAATGTCCCTCGACTTTCGTCGACTGTCTGCAGCCATATAATAAATGTCTATATGCTACTGGTCCTCAAAAAGAATAATTATCGAACCGTAGAAAAAAGAGTAATTATCGTGAAAAAAGACCTTAATGTTTTTTCCCTGCATCTTTCTTTTTAGACAAAGATATCTGGCAAGTACAATGAGCAAAAACATCTTTGCGATAACTTATTGTTTTTAAGAATAATACTTGGTTAATTCTGACCTAGTAATGCATCTAAAGTTTCAAGTGTTATATTATTTCAGATTGCACCTTACAACCCTGCAGTTACGCCGTCTAGTTCTGTAGACTTGAAAGGGAGAATTGGAGAGACGAGCTACAGCCTCAAAACATCTACGGAGCTACTAAAAGTACTGAACCGAATCTGGGGCCTGGAAGAGCAGCATGCATCCAACATGTCACTCGTGAAAGCATTAAAGAAAGAACTAGATCATGCTCGTGTGCGGATCAAGGAGTTGGTGCGAGATCAGCAAGTGGATAGACATGAAATAGATGAACTGATGAAGCAGATAACGGAGGATAAAGCAGTAAGAAAAAGTAAGGAGCAAGATCGAATTAGTGCTGCTATTCAGTCTGTAAGAGACGAACTGGAAGACGAGAGAAAGCTAAGGAAACGCTCGGAGAGCTTGCATCGGAGATTAGCTAGGGAGCTGTACGAGGTGAAAACGTCTCTTGCTAATACTTTGAAAGAGCGGGACAAAGAGAAAAAATCTCGACTGCTTCTGGAAGACCTTTGTGATGAGTTTGCTTGGGGAATAAGACATTATGAACAGGAGTTGCGTTCTGTAAGACAGAAATCGGACAAGGATTGGACAGAAAGGACCAATAGCAATCAACTAATTCTGCACATTTCTGAAGCATGGATTGATGAGCGGATGCAGACAAAAATGGAACCGGAACCTCAGTATGGTCAAGGTGGTAAAAGCCCAATCATAGAAAAGTTCAGGTCCGAAATAGAGACGTTCCTTAAAACTAAACAAACCGGTATCAGGAATAATGTTAACTCAGTGGACCCCGCCTACCGACGAGGTTCTCTGGATTCCATCCCTCTTAATGCGGCTGGCAGTGCTCCACAAGATGAGGGGGATGAAGAAGATTCCATCAGCAGCGATTCACATTGTTTCGAGTTGCAAAAACCGAGTGCTGCTGACTTGAGATCCCACGAGATCGGTGTCATGGAAAAGAGTGCTGAAGAAACAATGAGGCAAAATTACATTTTAAGGAAACCTCCATTACATGAAAGGTCCAAGGGTAGCAGCGTGCCCAACTTGCAGGTGAAGTTTGAAGAACAGATGGCCCAAGCTGCATTACCGAGTGAAGAAACAAGTGAAAAGAACCAAGTTGAAATTAGCACTTCGAACAAGTTCGAAATATGTGAAGTAACAGAAGAAGGTAGTTTCGGGAAAAAGAACAAAGCTGATGGAACTCCTGGAGTTAACTCGAATTATATGATTGATGAATTAATTAGAAGCCACTATTTATCGTCAGAAAGCGGAAACATGCCACCTGAACATGATTATGAGTTAGCATCTTATGGTAGGGCTCGGGCGAGTCCGGTCAGGCAATGGACGGAGAAGCTTCCCTCACATGAGAACGTATCTGAGTCATCAACTAAACTGCCACCAGATTTAAAAGAGAACACTTTGAAGGCCAAGCTAATGGAAGCAAGAACAAGGGGTCAACGTTCACGATCACGATTGAAAGGCACCAAGATTTCCTTCTAGTTCTATGTTCGAATGCTTTGGTAGCTTCAAACATTATGTTGCATGTCACGAGGGTCGGTGCTatgttaatattttaattcGTTCTAAATAGCCACGAGATGACATGGACCACAAGTCAACAACATAAAACGAGATGAATCAAGATATTGATTTCCGAGTCCCAACGAATCCTTTTGTAATGATGAGATGGCAAGTTTACCACAAAAAAGATCTGTCAGCATTATGTTCGAGTGCCTCAGCGGAGATTTGGGTGTTCTGTTTGGATGACAGAATCTTGGACGTGGTTATTAAAGAATCTTGTTACATTAGCTGCACATCATGTACATTTATGAAAAGGTACCACATTTCCTTCAGTGTGTACATGGGCCTTTGATCATATGTTGAATGCTTTTGGTCTAGGCAATCTTTTGACTAGTTAGGATGATTTTTGTGAACTTTATGTTTCATTCAGCTTTGAGTACATTAATGGTGGCTATACACTGGTACAGTTACACGAGAAGCTTGCTTTTAAATTACATAGGATTCTTGTTCCAAGGTCCCCATATACTATTTATAGTGTTTTCTCATTTAAGTCTATTACAGCTGTGCATAAGGTATAATACGTACCACTCCATAATCAGACAAATTCTGGTACTTATATTGGTGGGAGATAGCAGGTACTCAAAAGAATAGTCGATGTGTAAGTAAATTCCGTCAtagaaaaaattaaatcaaacgCACAACTTTGAAGTTCTTCAGCATTTGTGTACAGAAGTGTTTTCTAGTAATGAACAATGAACAATATAATTATAACATATCTCCAAGATTGCATCCTCATAATGAGCAGCAATAGCAatgaaggttttttttttgggtttttcatTCGGTGTCTAATATTCACTTTGAGCCCCAGTTAATCCAAATTCCGGCAGATATTTTCACCAGTTGTTCCTTTTTGGAACACCTCTTTAGTAAATGACTCTTTTTATTATTCTTGCAACTAATGAACCTTTTGTCAAAAGATCCCTTTTGagcaaaattgaaaattttatgagaaaatgttGAACCACAATCTaaatttttttaagttattgTAAATGTTAGATGATAGTCTAATTGAGAAATATATGAGCAAACATAAATCCGATCTAACGTTGTTTGAAAGGGTAATTTCGtaagggaaaaaaatatttgcacaacttttaaaaatagagATAAAATCTAAATGGGGCCTAAAAGGGGACTTTCGCATCCCTCCATATTTGAACTGTTTCACTTTTATAGTCTATAGTCGAGCTTATTATTTTAAggattctattttattttatttttattgataaAATGGGCTTCGTTGTTTGTGTTTTTCACTTATCAATTTTTACGTTCTTAATTACTTCATAATACATAATTGATATGTAACtatcttttattttaagacaataactaaatacttttctaaGGCAATGGTATTTAATTTTGTCAATTACCATTAAAAATCACCTAAAAAATTAACGCCCTAATTCCGCGGATcccttttaatggtaacaatattaatcacttaatatacattaccattctctctcctttaataaattcttacctttttaaaaggaaagaacCAACGCCtcacaatgttaaaaaaaaatcgcaagacaagggtCTGAATCCCCTGTAAAAATTTCAATTCCATTCTCACCAATCAACAAGTTTTATGGATTTGAGAGgacaaaaatatatgtatttgcgtatgttctatgatataactaccaattgGTGATTGGTGGcgtatttttataattttttcacaatatttgtgtattttgttcaaattaattcaaactttcttcatcacaacaACTTGACGCAAATACATGaaagttttctatatatttatgtattttgttcaaattaatcccatcaaataCATTGATGCAATATATGTTAGTGGCACACAAACACCATAAATTTTcgagatttaatataaaataattgcAAGAtttaaacttcaaatacattagttatgagattaaatacatgggtaaaaaaaacccgaaatcaatattgaaaaccgtcaaatacattaccaccaaatacatgggtgatgcaaattgttactcacacaaatacatgatatttaatataaaatatatatggagtttgattggaaactttaAATGATTAGGAATTATCAAATACATGGGAAATAAAAAcgaatcaatattgaaaacttcaaatacattggctgttgaatgttttcaaattttgaatttttgatttttcacgtttgaatgttgaagatttgatgaaggaatagaaaacggttatggaaaagaaatctaaaatctgattttgtggaagagtatggtaaaaaatatcaattaataACTAATTTTCGATCCTCTTTCGTTACCTAATAATTGCCTAAAATCAAGTTCGATCATGTTTTTTCCGTGTTGAGA
It includes:
- the LOC132030609 gene encoding uncharacterized protein At5g41620-like yields the protein MKRGEKSGQEPAEKQENLGEKLKKIGKRGGHTTPVIPFLRLQKQYNHHHHHNSGVVQESDIRETPLQNSSISARKLAAIVWELHQYKIPLSKMHHSSGHVNSNNVVPSRMRRVQPYRHHRHHLYEDSRVLEHPDPSPSSPDLPGSAGSLRRHVAASLMQHHRAIERTNHAIQPVSPASYGSSMEIAPYNPAVTPSSSVDLKGRIGETSYSLKTSTELLKVLNRIWGLEEQHASNMSLVKALKKELDHARVRIKELVRDQQVDRHEIDELMKQITEDKAVRKSKEQDRISAAIQSVRDELEDERKLRKRSESLHRRLARELYEVKTSLANTLKERDKEKKSRLLLEDLCDEFAWGIRHYEQELRSVRQKSDKDWTERTNSNQLILHISEAWIDERMQTKMEPEPQYGQGGKSPIIEKFRSEIETFLKTKQTGIRNNVNSVDPAYRRGSLDSIPLNAAGSAPQDEGDEEDSISSDSHCFELQKPSAADLRSHEIGVMEKSAEETMRQNYILRKPPLHERSKGSSVPNLQVKFEEQMAQAALPSEETSEKNQVEISTSNKFEICEVTEEGSFGKKNKADGTPGVNSNYMIDELIRSHYLSSESGNMPPEHDYELASYGRARASPVRQWTEKLPSHENVSESSTKLPPDLKENTLKAKLMEARTRGQRSRSRLKGTKISF